A stretch of the Papaver somniferum cultivar HN1 chromosome 6, ASM357369v1, whole genome shotgun sequence genome encodes the following:
- the LOC113291779 gene encoding uncharacterized protein LOC113291779, which yields MGDCLGISPNLLQGRSTFVLIRPLAFEKQCVGELVSIIERNSFYTKGLKLVRKSEFPDSKAWPASSSGDEKCEFGIGIAMLVRHILPQIQIVNDGDGCICNDGNIGKIKICSNLIYLGEPGDKTMIREFFEFGAVSWVDPASGANCGGYFVATLSSLQFA from the exons ATGGGCGACTGTCTGG GAATTTCCCCGAATTTACTACAAGGAAGATCTACATTCGTCCTAATTAGGCCTTTGGCTTTCGAAAAGCAATGCGTGGGTGAACTGGTATCCATTATTGAGCGTAATTCATTTTACACAAAAG GGTTAAAGCTGGTAAGAAAGTCTGAATTTCCTGACAGCAAGGCATGGCCTGCTTCGTCAAGTGGAGATGAGAAATGTGAATTTGGTATTGGTATCGCCATGCTTGTGCGTCATATTCTCCCACAGATACAAATAGTGAACGATGGAGATGGTTGCATATGCAATGACGGCAATATTGGGAAGATAAAAATTTGCAG caacttgattTACCTAGGCGAGCCAGGGGATAAGACAATGATTCGTGAGTTTTTTGAATTTGGCGCTGTTTCCTGGGTGGATCCCGCTAGTGGTGCTAACTGCGGTGGTTATTTTGTGGCAACCTTGTCAAGCCTCCAGTTTGCATGA